The sequence CGACGAAGATGGCTACTTCGAGCTTTATGTACCTGCCGACGATTGGGGCGACGGTTCCGCAACCGCCACCGTTTGGGATTGGGAAGGCCTGCAGTCGGAGGTGGAAGATTTTGACATTTGAGAACAGTCGCTGACCACCTCAGGGCAAGCGGCACATCCGACAATCGAATCGCATGACATTTAGCCGGCGGAACGCAACGATGGGCAAAAGTTTTGGTCGATTCTATGGTGTTTTTGCCGTGCTTGCTTCCGCGCGAGTTCATGAGTCACGATGTTGACATCGGGAGTCGGTTCCGCTTGGCTTGGAATTGTTTCGCCAGTTCCACATCGACTTTCCGAGTCCACCAGACCATCCACAGGAGACGAGCCTTGACGTGATTCGATTCGCTCGACCCGCAGAAACGAGCTAACCTGAAACGACTGTAGTTGACGATTCCCCGCTGTATGGCCAGAGAGTTGCCAGCCATTGGCGCTCGCAATGAGTTGGCACGGCACGATTTCCAGGTTGACGTAGGCCCCGCGTTGAGCCTCCGCCAACACTCGAATTGGCTGTTGTCGACGCAGCGCGCATACGATCTCATCCATCATCTGACTGGGGAGTCGATGGGCTTCCGCTCGCACGGATGTCAGCAGGCGACCGACCTCGAGTTGCCTCCCATGCGGCAGGCCGGCAATCATCTCCGCGATGGCCGATCGGATTTTCGTGGAAAATTCGCGGCTGCAGTTCAGTGGCGACAAGTGTGCGGCCAGCGCGAGCAATACCACTTGGTCATCGTGGGCCATGGGTATCTGCCCCGGCTCGCGCT comes from Pirellulales bacterium and encodes:
- a CDS encoding HTH domain-containing protein: MKLELPKARRNPSQEAIIRQRIARTIRMLGLLKSGPIYNSQRLADELSVSRRTVYRDLKSLREAGVAVLIDARSESYYVRAQREPGQIPMAHDDQVVLLALAAHLSPLNCSREFSTKIRSAIAEMIAGLPHGRQLEVGRLLTSVRAEAHRLPSQMMDEIVCALRRQQPIRVLAEAQRGAYVNLEIVPCQLIASANGWQLSGHTAGNRQLQSFQVSSFLRVERIESRQGSSPVDGLVDSESRCGTGETIPSQAEPTPDVNIVTHELARKQARQKHHRIDQNFCPSLRSAG